Proteins from one Clostridium cellulovorans 743B genomic window:
- a CDS encoding AAA family ATPase has translation MKIKEIRDKIKENVGKVIIGKDEIIDILITTVIAGGHALLEDVPGTGKTVMAKTLAKSIGGDFKRVQFTPDLLPSDITGINYYNQKLSEFVLRRGPIFTNILLADEINRATPRTQGSLLEAMEERQVSIDGVTHKLDTPFFVIATQNPVETQGTFPLPEAQIDRFLVKINMGYPTKEDGKKIIQRFMADNPMDTIEEVCTKEDIIQAAKEYQQVYLCEELQDYILSIIDRTLNHSDILLGVSPRGTLALVKAVRVYAAMDGRDYVTPEDIKTLSPYVLAHRIILKDAMRYKGVDSKVLILDILNEISVPTENWENIKER, from the coding sequence TTGAAAATAAAAGAAATAAGAGATAAAATAAAAGAAAATGTTGGCAAAGTGATAATTGGAAAAGATGAAATAATTGATATCTTAATTACAACTGTAATAGCTGGAGGGCATGCACTTTTAGAAGATGTACCTGGAACAGGAAAGACTGTTATGGCTAAAACTCTGGCAAAGTCCATTGGTGGAGATTTTAAAAGAGTTCAATTTACTCCAGACTTACTTCCTTCAGATATCACAGGGATAAACTATTATAATCAAAAGCTTTCAGAGTTCGTATTAAGAAGAGGACCGATTTTCACTAATATTTTATTAGCAGATGAAATTAATAGAGCAACACCTAGAACACAAGGAAGTTTACTTGAGGCAATGGAAGAGAGACAAGTTTCAATTGACGGAGTAACACATAAGCTAGATACTCCTTTTTTTGTTATAGCTACACAAAATCCAGTTGAAACTCAAGGGACTTTTCCACTTCCAGAGGCGCAGATTGATAGATTCCTAGTTAAAATTAATATGGGATATCCTACAAAAGAGGACGGTAAAAAGATAATTCAAAGATTTATGGCAGATAACCCTATGGATACTATAGAAGAAGTTTGTACAAAAGAGGATATTATACAAGCTGCTAAAGAATATCAACAAGTATACCTTTGTGAAGAACTTCAGGATTATATACTAAGTATAATTGATAGAACCTTAAATCATAGTGATATTCTTTTAGGAGTAAGTCCAAGAGGGACCTTAGCACTTGTAAAAGCTGTTAGGGTATATGCAGCAATGGATGGAAGGGATTATGTAACACCTGAGGATATAAAAACCCTATCTCCATATGTTCTTGCTCATAGGATTATTTTAAAGGATGCTATGCGTTATAAAGGTGTTGATAGTAAAGTACTTATTCTAGATATATTAAACGAGATTTCTGTACCAACTGAAAATTGGGAAAATATAAAGGAGAGATAA
- a CDS encoding calcium-binding protein: protein MDENITNQQSFEALPPSTTGGYFGSPTADIYLGEYYNEEIYGNGGDDILHGAGGDDTIYGGEGNDTLEGGIGSDTYIFQKGYGQDIINNFTEINDTTEIDTLKMVGIREEEVYAVRDGQDLILNIKYTNDKMVVKGYFNNGTYSLEKIIFDGNVAWDVAKTNKMVLRTTVEGTEANNTISGIASTNTVVIGKGGDDIITGINGNDLLYGGDGDDKLSGGLGNDDLYGGAGNDKLYGESVNPSGTEIGNDILDGGTGNDFLYGGYGVDTYIFKRGYGEDTINNSVPSGSNSVDILKMIGIKESEVKAVRESDDLLLIIKETNDSVRIQNYFKGGSYSLGKMVFDDVEWDVTKAKEKAMLSTIEGTEEIDKIVAFSNFNTIVNGKGGEDTISGNNGDDVFYGGTGNDTLSGSSGSDTLRGENDDDILLGGIGDDELYGGAGNDKLYGESVNPLGTETGNDILDGGTGNDFLYGGYGVDTYIFKRGYGEDTINNSVPSGSNSVDILKMIGIKESEVKAVRESDDLLLIIKETNDSVRIQNYFKGGSYSLGKMVFDDVEWDVTKAKEKAMLSTIEGTEEIDKIVAFSNFNTIVNGKGGEDTISGNNGDDVFYGGTGNDTLSGSSGSDTLRGENDDDILLGGIGDDELYGGAGNDKLYGESVNPLGTETGNDILDGGTGNDFLYGGYGVDTYIFRRGYGEDTINNSVPSGSNSVDILKMIGIKESEVKAVRESDDLLLIIKETNDSVRIQNYFKGGSYSLGKMVFDDVEWDAAKVNAIVVQERGSSPLDGNDTLIGTEGSDTLYGGLGDDTLKSLGGNDILEGGAGTDILEGGSGNDIYIFKKGYREDTIINSTLEDNISEIDTLKMLGITEDEVKAVREGQDLRIFVKETGEGVKIKDYFNYGSSAIDKIVFEGNVEWDIAKTKEKAMLSAIEGTEVNDTLVGYSDFNNIIKGYDGDDNITGSNYKDELYGGNGNDIIVAGVGDDSLEGGAGIDNLDGGTGNDLLNGGYDNDTLKGGDGNDILIGGSGYDILEGGNGNDTYIFKQGFRQDIINNSNTSNDITEVDILKMEGLKESDVRVSRQGQNLILGIRETGEYVKVQGYFNYDSSALKKIIFDGNVEWDIEKTRQVAMATTIEGTEGRDIIQGYSDFNNKIVAKGGDDEVTGSDNNDTLDGGAGIDILNGKGGNDTLIGGMGNDSLLGGTGNDSLLGGIGNDILKGEAGDDTLNGGIGNDTLIGGYGTDIYKFKKGFGQDIIINSNETNAFELDRLDMDGIKEEEVKATREGQDLVLIIKETEESIRIQDYFTYGSSAISKIKFDDAEWNITKVKEMAMANVIEGTEGDDQINAYSDFDTKVEGRGGIDTILGDSGNDNFKGEGGNDILTGGSGNDVLDGGDGDDSLDGGQGDDLLVGGNGNDTINAGSGNDTLNGGSGNDTLSGDIGDDIYIFKKGYGQDIIDNHTATINDIDILKMDGIKVEDIDVIRQGKDLILIIKDTKESLTIQGYFNYGTYSLDKIVFDGNVEWDVDKVKEIIRYIEGTEAIDTIQGFDDLDNVIQGYGGADIITGGSNKDSIFGGSGNDNIHGNDGIDILSGGNEDDSLYGDDGNDILKGELGNDTLYGGLGNDSLDGAEGDDTLFGEQGDDSLVSGIGNDILDGGLGNDYLVGGLGNDTYTFQENYGQDIINNLNVGANNSEVDILNMVGIQSVDVTAVRSGQDLILKVKEKNDSVSIQGYFNYDSAALSNIIFADNVKWDVTKIKEMPITVEGTDNVDTIIGFSELKNIVLGKGGTDIITGSSNADTLDGGLGNDMLAGGAGDDILKGGDGDDSLTGGIGNDILDGEQGNDHLIGSYGNDTYIFRKGYGEERIENYDSGTNSSDIDVLKMVGIMPEEVKVLRENDDLILTIKDTNDKVTIQGYFNYGSYAVNKIVFENNVEWDITKTKEIAMLEAIEGTDAGENLTGFDDFNTILMGKGGDDIIQGKNGNDKLFGDDGTDYLDGGSGDDSLFGGSGNDTYIFKVGYGQDTINNYTSENDTETDILKMDGVNVENIIASKDDNSLILSISGTNDSVRIQDYFNGGTSSLDRIIFQDGVELGIDYIKSIVDGSSSTNSYSLVLEKSIETIAEAGDSGVANIAQDTSTANSSADQYLFNLSN, encoded by the coding sequence ATGGATGAAAATATAACTAATCAACAAAGTTTTGAGGCACTACCACCAAGCACGACTGGAGGTTACTTTGGAAGTCCTACGGCTGATATATATCTAGGAGAGTATTATAATGAAGAGATATATGGAAATGGTGGAGATGATATTTTACACGGAGCAGGTGGAGACGACACTATATACGGTGGAGAAGGAAATGATACATTAGAAGGTGGCATTGGTAGTGATACATATATATTTCAAAAGGGTTATGGACAAGATATTATAAATAATTTCACAGAAATAAATGATACTACTGAAATAGACACTTTAAAGATGGTTGGAATAAGGGAAGAAGAAGTATATGCAGTAAGAGATGGACAAGATCTTATATTAAATATAAAATATACAAATGACAAAATGGTAGTAAAAGGATACTTTAATAATGGAACCTATTCCTTAGAGAAAATAATCTTTGATGGAAATGTTGCATGGGATGTAGCCAAGACAAATAAAATGGTTTTAAGAACAACTGTGGAAGGAACAGAAGCAAATAATACGATAAGTGGTATAGCTAGTACTAATACTGTAGTAATAGGTAAAGGTGGAGACGATATAATCACAGGTATTAATGGCAATGATCTTTTATATGGTGGAGATGGAGATGATAAATTAAGTGGTGGATTAGGAAATGACGATTTATATGGCGGAGCTGGAAATGATAAATTGTACGGAGAAAGTGTAAATCCTTCAGGAACGGAAATTGGAAATGATATTTTAGACGGTGGAACGGGGAATGACTTTTTATATGGAGGTTATGGAGTTGATACTTATATATTCAAAAGAGGCTATGGAGAAGATACTATAAATAATTCTGTTCCAAGTGGGAGTAACTCAGTAGATATATTGAAAATGATAGGAATTAAAGAATCTGAAGTGAAAGCAGTAAGAGAAAGCGATGATCTTTTACTAATTATAAAAGAAACTAATGATAGTGTAAGAATTCAGAATTATTTTAAGGGTGGATCATATTCTTTGGGAAAAATGGTTTTTGATGATGTAGAGTGGGATGTTACTAAAGCAAAGGAAAAAGCTATGTTAAGTACCATTGAAGGAACAGAAGAAATCGATAAAATAGTAGCTTTCAGTAATTTCAATACTATAGTAAATGGTAAAGGCGGAGAGGACACAATATCAGGTAACAATGGTGACGATGTGTTTTATGGTGGAACTGGTAATGATACTTTAAGTGGATCTTCTGGAAGTGATACATTAAGAGGAGAAAATGATGATGACATATTATTGGGCGGAATTGGTGATGATGAATTATATGGCGGAGCTGGAAATGATAAATTGTACGGAGAAAGTGTAAATCCTTTAGGAACAGAGACTGGAAATGATATTTTAGACGGTGGAACAGGGAATGACTTTTTATATGGAGGCTATGGAGTTGATACTTATATATTCAAAAGAGGCTATGGAGAAGATACTATAAATAATTCTGTTCCAAGTGGGAGTAACTCAGTAGATATATTGAAAATGATAGGAATTAAAGAATCTGAAGTGAAAGCAGTAAGAGAAAGCGATGATCTTTTACTAATTATAAAAGAAACTAATGATAGTGTAAGAATTCAGAATTATTTTAAGGGTGGATCATATTCTTTGGGAAAAATGGTTTTTGATGATGTAGAGTGGGATGTTACTAAAGCAAAGGAAAAAGCTATGTTAAGTACCATTGAAGGAACAGAAGAAATCGATAAAATAGTAGCTTTCAGTAATTTCAATACTATAGTAAATGGTAAAGGCGGAGAGGACACAATATCAGGTAACAATGGTGACGATGTGTTTTATGGTGGAACTGGTAATGATACTTTAAGTGGATCTTCTGGAAGTGATACATTAAGAGGAGAAAATGATGATGACATATTATTGGGCGGAATTGGTGATGATGAATTATATGGCGGAGCTGGAAATGATAAATTGTACGGAGAAAGTGTAAATCCTTTAGGAACAGAGACCGGAAATGATATTTTAGACGGTGGAACAGGGAATGACTTTTTATACGGAGGTTATGGAGTTGATACTTATATATTTAGAAGAGGCTATGGAGAAGATACTATAAATAATTCTGTTCCAAGTGGGAGTAACTCAGTAGATATATTGAAAATGATAGGAATTAAAGAATCTGAAGTGAAAGCAGTAAGAGAAAGCGATGATCTTTTACTAATTATAAAAGAAACTAATGATAGTGTAAGAATTCAGAATTATTTTAAGGGTGGATCATATTCTTTGGGAAAAATGGTTTTTGATGATGTAGAATGGGATGCAGCAAAAGTAAACGCTATTGTTGTTCAAGAAAGAGGAAGTAGTCCTTTAGATGGTAATGACACCTTAATTGGAACAGAAGGTTCTGATACATTATATGGAGGACTTGGAGATGATACATTAAAGAGTCTTGGAGGAAATGACATTCTAGAAGGTGGAGCCGGAACTGATATTTTAGAAGGTGGATCTGGTAATGACATTTACATATTCAAAAAAGGATACAGAGAAGATACTATAATTAACTCTACTTTAGAAGATAATATTTCGGAAATAGATACATTAAAGATGCTTGGTATAACTGAAGACGAAGTTAAGGCAGTGAGAGAAGGACAAGATCTTAGAATATTTGTCAAAGAAACTGGTGAAGGTGTAAAAATCAAGGATTATTTTAACTATGGTTCATCTGCTATAGATAAAATCGTATTCGAAGGAAATGTAGAATGGGATATAGCAAAAACAAAAGAAAAGGCTATGTTAAGTGCTATAGAAGGAACAGAAGTAAATGATACATTGGTTGGTTATAGTGATTTTAACAATATAATAAAAGGATATGATGGTGACGATAATATTACAGGAAGCAATTATAAGGATGAGTTATACGGAGGAAATGGAAATGACATTATAGTTGCTGGAGTTGGCGATGACTCTTTAGAAGGCGGAGCTGGAATTGATAATTTAGATGGTGGAACTGGAAATGATTTATTAAACGGCGGATACGATAACGATACATTAAAAGGTGGAGATGGAAATGATATTTTAATTGGTGGAAGTGGTTATGACATTTTAGAAGGTGGTAACGGTAATGATACTTACATATTTAAACAAGGCTTTAGACAAGATATCATAAATAATTCAAATACATCAAATGATATTACAGAAGTAGATATATTAAAGATGGAAGGCCTTAAAGAGAGTGATGTAAGGGTATCAAGACAAGGTCAAAACCTTATATTAGGTATAAGGGAAACTGGTGAATATGTAAAAGTTCAAGGGTATTTTAATTATGATTCATCTGCTTTAAAGAAAATAATATTTGATGGAAATGTAGAGTGGGATATAGAAAAGACTAGACAAGTAGCAATGGCTACTACTATAGAAGGAACTGAAGGAAGAGATATAATCCAAGGCTACAGTGATTTTAATAATAAAATAGTAGCGAAGGGTGGAGATGATGAGGTTACAGGAAGTGACAATAATGATACCTTAGATGGTGGAGCTGGAATTGATATTTTAAATGGAAAAGGTGGAAATGACACTTTAATCGGTGGTATGGGAAATGATAGCTTACTTGGAGGAACAGGAAATGATAGCTTACTTGGCGGTATTGGAAATGACATATTAAAAGGAGAAGCTGGAGATGATACTTTAAATGGTGGCATAGGAAATGATACTTTAATTGGAGGCTATGGCACAGATATCTACAAATTTAAAAAAGGTTTTGGCCAAGATATAATAATTAACTCTAATGAAACAAACGCTTTTGAATTAGATAGATTGGACATGGACGGAATAAAAGAAGAAGAAGTTAAAGCTACAAGAGAGGGACAAGACCTTGTATTGATTATAAAAGAAACAGAGGAAAGCATTAGAATTCAAGATTATTTTACCTATGGATCAAGTGCTATAAGCAAGATAAAGTTTGATGATGCAGAGTGGAACATAACAAAAGTGAAAGAAATGGCTATGGCAAATGTAATAGAAGGAACAGAAGGCGATGATCAGATTAATGCTTATAGTGATTTCGATACCAAAGTAGAAGGAAGAGGTGGAATTGATACAATCCTTGGAGATAGCGGTAATGATAATTTTAAAGGTGAAGGTGGAAATGACATTTTAACTGGCGGAAGCGGAAATGATGTTTTAGACGGTGGAGACGGAGACGACTCTTTGGATGGTGGACAAGGAGATGATCTTTTAGTTGGTGGAAATGGAAATGACACTATAAATGCAGGAAGTGGAAATGATACTTTAAACGGTGGAAGTGGAAATGATACTTTAAGTGGTGACATTGGAGATGATATATATATATTCAAAAAAGGATATGGACAAGATATTATAGACAACCACACTGCAACAATTAATGATATAGATATATTAAAAATGGATGGGATAAAAGTAGAAGATATAGATGTGATAAGACAAGGCAAAGATCTTATACTAATAATTAAGGATACAAAAGAGAGCTTAACAATTCAAGGATATTTTAATTATGGAACATATTCTTTAGATAAGATAGTTTTTGATGGAAATGTAGAATGGGATGTAGACAAGGTAAAAGAAATTATAAGATATATAGAAGGTACTGAGGCAATAGATACAATTCAAGGTTTTGATGATCTTGATAATGTAATACAAGGATATGGTGGAGCTGATATTATCACTGGAGGTAGCAATAAAGATTCTATATTCGGTGGTTCTGGAAATGACAATATACATGGTAACGATGGAATTGACATTTTATCAGGCGGAAATGAAGATGATAGCTTGTATGGAGATGATGGAAATGACATCTTAAAAGGAGAACTAGGAAATGATACTTTATACGGAGGACTAGGAAATGATTCACTAGACGGGGCTGAAGGAGATGACACATTATTTGGTGAGCAAGGAGATGACTCTTTAGTTTCAGGTATTGGTAATGACATATTAGATGGAGGTCTCGGAAATGATTATTTAGTTGGAGGCCTTGGAAATGACACCTATACATTCCAAGAAAATTATGGACAAGATATTATAAACAATCTTAATGTGGGGGCAAATAATTCAGAAGTAGATATATTAAATATGGTTGGAATACAATCAGTAGATGTAACTGCTGTAAGAAGTGGACAAGATCTTATACTAAAAGTAAAAGAAAAGAATGATAGTGTAAGTATTCAAGGATATTTTAATTATGATTCAGCTGCTCTAAGCAATATCATTTTTGCAGATAACGTTAAATGGGATGTTACAAAAATAAAGGAAATGCCAATAACTGTAGAAGGAACAGATAACGTTGATACAATAATTGGCTTTAGTGAATTAAAAAATATAGTATTGGGTAAAGGTGGAACTGATATAATTACAGGAAGCTCTAATGCCGATACTTTAGATGGTGGTCTTGGAAATGATATGTTAGCTGGAGGAGCTGGCGATGACATCCTAAAAGGTGGAGATGGTGATGATAGTTTAACTGGTGGAATTGGAAATGACATTTTAGATGGAGAACAAGGAAATGATCATTTAATAGGTTCCTATGGAAATGATACATATATATTTAGAAAAGGCTATGGAGAAGAGAGAATAGAAAATTATGATTCAGGAACTAATAGTAGTGATATAGATGTATTAAAGATGGTTGGAATAATGCCTGAAGAAGTGAAGGTTTTAAGGGAAAATGATGATCTCATACTGACTATAAAAGATACAAATGATAAAGTAACAATTCAAGGATATTTCAATTACGGATCATACGCAGTGAACAAAATAGTATTTGAAAATAATGTAGAGTGGGATATCACTAAAACAAAGGAAATAGCGATGTTGGAAGCTATTGAAGGAACAGATGCAGGGGAAAATTTAACTGGATTTGATGATTTTAATACTATACTAATGGGCAAAGGCGGAGATGACATAATCCAAGGTAAGAATGGAAATGATAAATTATTCGGAGATGATGGAACTGATTATCTAGACGGAGGCTCTGGTGATGATAGTTTATTTGGTGGAAGTGGAAATGACACATACATATTTAAAGTAGGTTATGGACAAGATACAATAAATAATTATACATCCGAAAATGATACGGAAACAGATATCTTAAAAATGGATGGCGTTAATGTAGAAAACATAATAGCATCAAAGGATGATAATTCTCTTATATTATCTATTAGTGGAACAAATGATAGTGTAAGGATACAGGATTATTTCAATGGTGGCACATCTTCTTTGGACAGAATAATATTCCAAGATGGAGTAGAACTTGGCATAGACTACATAAAGAGTATTGTTGATGGTTCATCATCCACAAATAGTTATAGCTTAGTATTAGAAAAATCCATAGAAACTATAGCTGAAGCTGGTGACAGTGGAGTAGCAAATATAGCTCAAGATACTAGTACTGCTAATTCAAGTGCAGATCAATATCTATTTAACTTAAGTAATTAG
- a CDS encoding metallophosphoesterase family protein — protein sequence MKIGVIADTHLVKNSEELQNFLENNFQMVDMIVHCGDFKTLKILEVLRNFKKTVAVYGNNDGEDLRAVLKEKEIFSVEGYRIGVIHGHQGIGQLTVDRAYNSFKDEAVDLVIFGHSHQPLFTGRFGQMMLNPGTLLRKRKERWYSYAVIDLGEKIQVSFRLSEQK from the coding sequence ATGAAAATAGGAGTAATAGCAGATACACATTTAGTTAAGAATTCTGAAGAATTACAGAACTTTTTAGAAAATAATTTTCAAATGGTGGATATGATAGTTCATTGTGGGGATTTTAAAACCCTTAAAATATTAGAGGTACTAAGGAATTTTAAGAAAACTGTTGCTGTTTACGGTAATAATGATGGAGAAGATTTAAGAGCAGTACTTAAGGAAAAAGAGATATTTTCAGTTGAAGGATATAGAATCGGAGTAATTCACGGACATCAAGGAATAGGGCAACTAACTGTTGATAGAGCATATAATAGTTTTAAAGATGAAGCTGTAGATTTAGTCATATTTGGTCATAGCCATCAACCACTATTTACTGGTAGATTTGGACAAATGATGCTTAATCCTGGAACTCTTTTAAGGAAAAGAAAAGAAAGATGGTATTCTTATGCGGTTATAGATTTAGGGGAGAAAATCCAAGTATCCTTTAGGCTCAGTGAGCAAAAATAA
- a CDS encoding patatin-like phospholipase family protein, whose amino-acid sequence MESYGLVFGGGGAKGAYEIGVWKAIKEMNLKIDLVVGTSIGAINGAFFAQNDFNLALDLWTNITAEKIITFSEKLHCSRNILQVRNMPMLLKEIHRNKGIDTTELKNLLTENIDEEKIINSPIDYGLVTFSLKERKGMELFKEAIPRGKYIDYIIASCCFPGLKRQIIEDKEFIDGGFANNIPISMILSKGIKNIIAVDVKGPGFNKSISTAGANIITIKSNENLGGIFEINSDTINSNIEFGYFDTYKAFGYLKGKYYYFTIEEYFNFQKKYSSDILEGIEEAASIFDIDKKKVYKAREFIQLIAEAYENLQERNQRPNTDLTLENLMAVIKSKTKTTIDSTTLLFYTSKIIESERLKGATEGIAKLIASKLYKAACSIIYLRDCSYF is encoded by the coding sequence ATGGAAAGCTATGGTTTGGTATTTGGTGGAGGAGGGGCAAAGGGAGCTTATGAAATAGGAGTATGGAAAGCAATAAAGGAAATGAACCTAAAGATTGATTTAGTAGTAGGAACCTCTATAGGAGCAATCAATGGTGCGTTCTTTGCTCAAAATGATTTTAATCTTGCCTTAGACCTTTGGACAAATATTACTGCAGAAAAAATAATTACTTTTTCTGAAAAGCTTCATTGTTCTAGAAATATCTTGCAAGTAAGAAATATGCCAATGTTGCTTAAAGAAATACACAGAAATAAAGGGATAGATACAACGGAGTTAAAAAATCTTCTTACAGAAAACATAGATGAAGAAAAAATTATAAATTCGCCTATAGATTATGGGCTTGTTACTTTTTCACTGAAAGAGCGGAAGGGCATGGAGTTATTTAAAGAAGCTATTCCTAGAGGTAAATATATAGATTATATTATAGCAAGTTGTTGCTTTCCAGGTTTAAAAAGGCAGATAATAGAAGACAAAGAATTTATTGATGGAGGATTTGCAAACAACATACCAATTTCTATGATTCTGTCAAAAGGTATAAAAAATATTATTGCAGTAGATGTAAAAGGTCCTGGCTTCAATAAAAGTATTTCCACTGCTGGGGCAAATATAATAACTATAAAAAGCAATGAAAATCTTGGGGGAATTTTTGAGATTAATTCAGATACAATCAACTCGAATATAGAATTTGGCTATTTTGATACGTACAAGGCTTTCGGATACCTTAAAGGGAAGTATTATTATTTTACAATTGAAGAATACTTTAACTTTCAAAAGAAATACTCGTCAGATATATTAGAGGGGATTGAAGAAGCTGCAAGCATATTTGACATTGATAAAAAGAAGGTATATAAGGCAAGGGAATTTATTCAGTTGATTGCAGAAGCATATGAAAATCTTCAGGAGAGAAATCAAAGGCCTAACACTGATTTAACTTTAGAAAATTTAATGGCAGTGATAAAAAGTAAAACGAAAACTACCATTGACAGTACAACTCTTCTTTTTTATACAAGTAAGATTATTGAATCTGAACGTTTGAAAGGTGCTACTGAGGGAATTGCAAAACTTATAGCTAGCAAGCTTTATAAAGCAGCATGCTCAATTATATATTTAAGGGATTGTAGTTATTTTTAG
- a CDS encoding MutS-related protein yields the protein MTNDSMIKTRIQLKLEHDEEKKVDFTQISSLSDNSEKEENYIDDLTFNDLNLKNIFKKIDKTFTTPGQEVLYHMLRRPLIDKEKLEARKKIIDSFEKNQKASDDVAETLFKLDKTFANSKSILWSEFQDSELLSVVSKALAITPIIWIILGIVLMAPSYAFLFFANLIVNSILNMKIENALMGRTKIAGYLAETIKTAERIADLNLEFLGDYNSNLKELTKSCRGVKRAGRLLTKIIKFNELLDIFNNIFVLEVNCYFVIMKQLKSRKEELRQIYYIVGEIDTILSISNFRKMQSNISDPMFVEEKYLKMTDMVHPLIKEPISNNVVLDNHGIMITGSNMSGKSTFLRTVGINALLAQTILTTFSKEYKGSIFYISSSISPEDSIVEGKSYYLGEAEGILRIVNKSKLKVPTLAMIDEIFRGTNPVERISAAANISNYLVENNALPLIATHDLELTKMVNNFKFFYLKEDVKDGGMTFDYKLREGISPTRNAIKLLKMLGYPKIIIDTTEEQIKHYK from the coding sequence ATGACAAATGACTCTATGATAAAAACTCGAATCCAATTAAAATTAGAGCATGATGAAGAGAAGAAAGTTGACTTTACTCAAATTAGTAGCTTAAGTGATAATTCAGAAAAAGAAGAAAATTATATAGATGATCTTACTTTTAATGATTTGAACTTAAAAAATATATTCAAAAAAATCGATAAGACATTTACAACACCAGGCCAAGAAGTATTATATCATATGTTAAGAAGGCCATTAATCGACAAAGAGAAGTTAGAGGCTAGAAAGAAGATAATCGATAGTTTTGAAAAAAATCAAAAAGCATCAGATGATGTTGCAGAAACGTTATTTAAATTAGATAAAACCTTTGCAAATTCTAAGAGCATTCTTTGGAGTGAGTTTCAAGATTCAGAATTACTTAGTGTTGTAAGCAAGGCTTTAGCTATTACACCTATAATATGGATTATATTAGGAATTGTATTGATGGCACCAAGTTATGCATTCTTATTTTTCGCGAATTTAATTGTAAACAGCATTTTAAATATGAAAATTGAAAATGCCCTTATGGGAAGAACTAAAATAGCAGGCTATTTAGCTGAAACCATTAAAACTGCTGAGAGAATAGCTGATTTAAACCTTGAATTTTTAGGTGACTATAATAGTAATTTAAAGGAACTTACAAAAAGCTGCAGAGGTGTTAAAAGAGCAGGACGATTGCTCACAAAGATCATTAAGTTTAACGAATTGCTTGATATTTTTAATAACATATTTGTTTTAGAGGTTAACTGCTATTTTGTAATAATGAAACAATTAAAAAGCAGAAAAGAAGAATTAAGACAAATATATTATATCGTTGGAGAAATTGACACCATTCTTTCCATATCTAATTTTAGAAAAATGCAAAGCAATATAAGTGATCCTATGTTTGTTGAAGAAAAGTATCTAAAGATGACAGATATGGTTCATCCACTAATAAAAGAGCCTATAAGCAATAATGTAGTTTTAGATAATCATGGCATAATGATAACCGGTTCTAATATGTCAGGAAAATCAACATTTCTAAGAACTGTGGGCATAAATGCACTTCTTGCTCAAACAATTTTAACTACCTTTTCAAAAGAGTATAAAGGAAGTATATTTTATATATCTTCATCTATATCTCCAGAAGATAGTATTGTTGAAGGAAAAAGCTATTACTTAGGAGAGGCTGAAGGAATCTTAAGAATAGTAAATAAGAGTAAACTAAAGGTACCTACATTAGCTATGATAGATGAAATTTTTAGAGGTACAAACCCTGTTGAAAGAATTAGTGCAGCAGCTAATATTTCTAATTACCTTGTAGAAAACAATGCACTTCCTTTAATCGCGACTCATGATTTAGAACTTACAAAGATGGTTAATAACTTTAAGTTCTTCTATCTCAAAGAAGATGTAAAGGATGGAGGAATGACTTTTGATTATAAATTGAGAGAAGGGATATCACCTACAAGAAATGCTATTAAGCTTTTAAAGATGTTAGGATATCCCAAAATTATCATTGATACAACAGAAGAACAAATTAAGCATTACAAATAA